The Salvia miltiorrhiza cultivar Shanhuang (shh) chromosome 2, IMPLAD_Smil_shh, whole genome shotgun sequence DNA window TATGTAGTATGATTTCTAGTTTATCCATTAAAGTATTACTAATTATTTTCTACTTTCTTCTTTCCACTATCCGTTAAAATTCTCCAATGATTGGTAATCGTTTTGGAACCTTTGCAATCTAAAAATCTAACTTATCTAAATTTTTTTGACCAGGTAACAGTTTTAGTTTTTGCAATAATAATTGCATCTGCGGTGCTGATAATGACCAGCCCATTCTGTTATATTGCTTCGTTTCCAGATCTTGTAGACTTGTTTGGTGTGGATTCTCTTGATGAGTTTCAGACTTTAAGAGGGCAATAGACAACAAGAAATCAGTTCCAACTTATCATATTTTGATCATTATTAGTCCCTTCTTTTTACTATACTGCATCTTGTTGATTCAGATTTCAAACATTTCTATTATCATTGCTTTGTATACCAATGCATTTTTATCGTTATCTATTGTTGTAAAGAACATGCGTGCTTCCTGAACATATGTTTTGTACAGAGATCTCGTGTAAGAACCCTTGCTCCTCTGTCGAACAACACAATGCATGGAAGATTAACTTTGTCTACTGCTATGGCTGTTGAAAACCAACAATGGTGGTATAAACCTTGTGGACCCCTTCATgaaaactatttattttatcattatgtgtgtgtgtgtctgtcaACACATGACTCTTTActacttttaattttgatttttgagttCGTTTTCTGCTCGACGTTGAGTTCCTTCAGGGCAGATTCATGGAGGCTACTAAATTATACATTTTATGCAGGATTAGTTCAGCAGAAGCAGAAGGTAGTGATGGAGTATTCTGCACTTCAGATTCCATTAATGTTCTAGATTTTTGGCAACCTTTAGGCATTGCTTTTAAGATACCTAAAGTCGGAGTGGATGTGCAGTCAGCTTTCTCGCTTGGGGATTCCATCTAAATTGGATGTTCTACATTAAAATCAGCTGTGAAAAAGCAATACTCTTCCGAAATCCAACAGTTCTCTTTGCGCAAACAAAGGCTTTTTAGCACCTACAAATTACCTGAGTCAAATGCTGACAGCCACTTCACAGCATTGACCCAAATTTGGGGATGTTCAAACTACGTCATGGGAGTTTGCGGACTTGGATCGAGCAATAACTTATTGCCTGTCGTTTTGGCATATTAGTTATTTTAGTTAAAACTTGTTTCTTGGAGTGTTTgagtttgtttttttgtttttcaaatgCAAAAAACTTTGTTTGTAATTGTTGTATTATATATCCAGTTTTCTTCCCTTTTGAATCTGATTCTTTGGTGTTTATATGAATATGTGCATCTCTTTCTGTATATTTGTTTTCACAGCctattttctatttcttttactCATTTATTGTGTTCAATTCAAGCAAGGAGCCTTTAAAATCTGAAGTAGGCAGCAGATGTAAATTTTCTTCTTAAAACAAAACCAATTTCATTAGTGATAACTGCACATGATAAGTGATAAATGCACAATCTATCACAATCCTAAGATAATATATACAACCATTGGTGATAAGTGATAATCTTCGTTTCAATGGATTCAGTGCTTCAACAGCCAAGAATCTCCGTCTCAAATACCATTCCTCAAAATAGAGAGGAACCTTGATCCTCGCAAGAATCTCTGTTTCAATGGATTTAGTGCTTCAGCAGCCAAGAATCTCTGTCTCAAACATCATTCCTCATTCCATCAAAAGCTGCAAGAACTTGATCTCTCTTGCTCTGTCTAGCAACAATCTTTACGGTCCAAGGCGTTTCTCTAGCACTTAGAAAGATACAGATGTGCCAATAGGTGCAGGCGGCAAGCCATGAGAGGATGAGTTGCACTTCATTGCATCATCAAGAGCAGGGCAGGCGCATTCAGAGCTCTTCCGCTCCTGCTTCACAGATTCGGCCAATAGAATTTGGTCGAAATTACAGGACTCAGCAAAAGCATCATAAATAGGTCTCTTTTCAGCCTCTGCTTCGCTAGGATGATCACTGGCCCTCGGGAAACTGCTTCTTGTGTCGCACAGAGTGGCACGAGATGGTTTAAGGTGCAAGCATCAAGTGCAGCAAGAAAACAATCCTTCAACATTGTGTGGCATGAAGTATTATGAATCAACAGCCAAAGGTTCACCTCTGTTGAATCAAGGATACATCAACACACATGTAAAAAAATAGCTTACACAATAGAAACAAAGAATCAAATATCATTCTTCTTTTTCAAACATCATATTGAAAAAGGCCTCATACAGAAGCCAAAAATATGAAGCCGCCTTCCTTAGCTCGGATTCAAAAGCCTCAAGGCAAGAACAACAGTATAGAAGAATGCAATTCAAGAATAAAGTATACCACAACATAGGCAGTAATTTCCCCCAAACAGACACCAAATAAATGAACTATATATAGTTTCATGCAATTCAACTTATATAGTCACCAcctaaaaatcatatttttctatataaataacactatcaaGAGTATCTAACTTCTAAGGGTTCAAATTAAGGGCAAGCTTCACTAAACCAAATTCTCAGCAAGAATTTAAGTCAATCATATCATATTGATTGCATCATTTCATCAAGAACACAAATTTATCACACTAGAAGAAAGTAGTAGATGtaaaatcccccccccccctctctctctctctcacacacacacacacacacacacacagcgtCACAGAAAGCTAATGAGCAAAGAaatcataaacaagcataaatttcaacaaaaataaaatagaataggAAAATTTGTTAGTTTATAATGTAAACCTTGTTTAAGGGATGTGCCGTTGCGTTTCTGAAGCTTGCATTCTGCAGAAGCTCTAGAAAAATAAGGCAATGAGGATACCTAAAAAAGGAGGCGTCTGATATTTAACTTGGAACAGATTAAAGCAAGAAGATAACAAGTAAGAAGCATAGATAAAGGCCCAAGACAACTAATAATGCAAATATCAGACTTGAAACAAttcattctttattttattttaactaagATATACCACCAACATTCAAGCAATGAGATAAAGACTAAAGCAAAGTAGCATACTTCTATAATGCAAATCAGCTAGAAGATGGACAGTACAAAAGTTATGATGGAGAGAGAGAACCAAGATACTAAAACATCCAACATGTATGGAAATACATAGCATAATTAATCAGAGAAGCATATTGCATTTGCTTAAAAAACATTCCTTAGATTGGTTGTAACTTGTAAATTCTTCAAACTTTCAAAAGTGCAGTAACTGGAAAGCTCTGAATACCTATAAACTTTAAAACAGTAATGTAGAGAAATATGCAGATCACTACACAATATACAAATTAGGGAATAAGACCATATACTTAAGATATTGCTGGAAAATATATTCCAATACTAAGGAGAAGGAAATCTACACGAGTACACAAAAACTGAGCTACAAAGTTGAAATACTAACAAATATGAGCTCAAACAGGCGCTTGAGCACTAGGTAATCAGTCGAAAAACCACAGATCTAGCTTGTTTCGCCATTAATTTGCCCAATTAAATCAAATCgaagcaaaaaaaatatatcaactaTAAACAATTAGCAACTCATAAACGCATAAATATCTAACTAAACCAAAAAATTAAACTACCTCTTCATCTCCTTCGACTTCTTCTCTTCATCCTCGTCATCGTCTTCATCACCATCATCGTCGTCGTCGTTCAGGGAGTCGGCGAAATCGCCGGAGGCAACGGCGGGAGGCGAAAGAACTTCCAAATCCTACCCCTCAAACGCGGAACCGAAGACGAAAACCGCAAAAACAAATTCTTTCAACTACAATCGCAACACCGGACACGAAGAGGAAGAATGCGAAACAAAACCCTAGAACTGGAATCGCCGGGAGTGGAGATGAAAAACCGCGAAAAAAATGActgtaaaaattatgaaaacttTACGGAGTGAAATGAAACAAAGcttcctttaaaaaaaaattaaaaatgaaacaaaGCTTCCAAGCAGGGGCGTAGCCCGGGGGGGCTGAAGctccctcccaaattttgagtttttctttttttttaaaatatatatagatatatgtttatattataaaagaaatttgttttacaaaagttgattagcttgttatattcttccatttataattaatttaaggataatagtgttatttaaaactatataatctataaaaatattatactccctccgtcccatcttTTAGTATCtaactttccttttttagtcgtcccacattttggtatccatttctatttttggtaaaagtaggtggggcccttactccactttaattattttaactctcacataaaatgcgggacccttattccactcacaacacatcaatcactttattaaaacccgtgccgttctcaactggataccaaaagccgggacggggggagtacattattatcactattatgcttgtcttttaatagaaaatgcctaaaatggatggaatgcccaaaaaaaatttgtttgctattattactatgcttgtcttttattattattgattctagcttgtaatttattgaaaatatataatttatgaaaatattgttcgttattattgctATTATGTttgtctattaataaaaaatacctaaaatgtacgaaatgacaaaaaaaaagtttgtaacgtattgaaattaatttgtaatatattgaaactatatagtatatgaaaatggtgttctttataattactattatgctcgtcttttaataaaaaatgctttaaaatacagaatgtcccaaaaaaatttgtaatgtattgaaactaatttgttatatatttaaattataatctatgaaaatattgttttttattattactattatgctcgtcttttaataaaataataccttaaatatacggaatgtccaaaaaaaaaaattctcgggggctaccgcccccgaacccccgtgtaagctcagccccctcccaaattaattcctggctccgccactgcttCCAAGGGAAGCTTGGAAGCTTTGCCAAGTGTGGGCCCGGATGGAAGATATTACGAAAATtgcattaaataaaaaaaagaagaaaatacacAATCACATGTCGAtcaaataaaacaagaaaactAAATGCAATTAAAATCAAAGGACACATGTCGATCGAATTTCACCTAGGTGCAAGATGGAAGAAACCAAATGAAATGGTAATAATTATTAACAACTTTTTATCTGtctttttcaaatttcaaataataatttccCAAGTTCCAAGAAGCGACTTTTTGCGTCAGTAAAAATGTCGGCTGTTGATTCTGATCATTGCCCCTTGGTTAAATCCTCACCTTTCGATCAACCTTGTACCGCACATAGCCCTCATTCCTAGGTAAAAACTACCCGATCAGTTATTTTCACTCTCAACCTATTTAAATTCCCTTTCTTCATCGTGATTTGACTCACTTCTTCCGCCATTATAGCCCCTTCAAgctttctctgcaacttttgcaTTATCCAGTGAGTCTCTATCCTTTCTTCGGGCCTTCCTCCGACCGATGCCCTTACCTTCATTCTTGCTTAAGGGTACTTTTCTATTTCGCAGAAAGACAAACCTTAAAGATATTTCTTATATCTTTAAGAAACACTTTACATAGGACAACACTTTACAGTAGTCCTCTAGAGTAGGGGAGACAAGTCGCAACTCAATTTTCACAAGGCATGACAAAAAGACATACATGAAAATTGTTTCttacaaataattaataagCAAAGATCAAAGACAAACCTCAAAGACATTTCATATTCCAAAGGACAACACCTTATGGTAGTCCTATAGAGTAGGGGGACTAGTCGTAGActcatttttcacaaaaatatgataACGAGGTACATATGCAAAAACTGAATCTTACTAAGGTCTAAAAGACAGATCCGAACAACTGATTTTCTTACTCCAGAGGACAACACCTCACGACAGTCTTGTAGAGTAGGGGCTATAATGAAGTTAGAGGAGAAAGAATATGAACATGGCAGACATAATGTACAAACCATACCCCTATTACAAATACCCCAACGGACCTTATAGAATCGCTAAGACTCACTAAAATCCTAATAGAATATTGAAACCACCGGACACAACCCCTCTCATCAGAAAAATATCTACACACTATTCATCATCACACCTAAAAGGGACCTAAAATAAAGGGACCGATGAACAAtaagataaataataaaacCTCAAGTCACAAAAAGACTTTCACTATAATATGGACATGAGCTAAGAGAAGATATAATTTCGGAGAACTAAGTATACAAAAATCATAACTAGGATAAGAGAACAACTTCATGAACAATTCACCAGACAAAGTTCCAGTCACCTTCTTCAATCATCATACCTCTGGGTATATAATTTGTTGTAGGGCTTTGACCCACCCCTCACAAACCTGAACTTAGTGTTAAACTAGGAATATTTGCCGCCGATATGGCCAAGAATGTCTCATGTCTAATCAATCACATAATAAAAATCTAATAACTAGATTTAAATGAGGAAATATACATTTCTGGAACTATAATATAAAACTATGGCAAAGCACTAAAGCAAGTAGACTAGTTTGATACCAGCCAAGGTTCTTACCCTAGTAGACAGTTCCAA harbors:
- the LOC131011152 gene encoding uncharacterized protein LOC131011152 isoform X1; protein product: MLLIEETLLLSADVKIGLVLVDIVNGFCTVGSGNLRSRVRTLAPLSNNTMHGRLTLSTAMAVENQQWWISSAEAEGSDGVFCTSDSINVLDFWQPLGIAFKIPKVGVDVQSAFSLGDSI
- the LOC131011152 gene encoding uncharacterized protein LOC131011152 isoform X2; this encodes MLLIEETLLLSADVKIGLVLVDIVNGFCTVGSGNLRSRVRTLAPLSNNTMHGRLTLSTAMAVENQQWWISSAEAEVSFLAWGFHLNWMFYIKISCEKAILFRNPTVLFAQTKAF